The Mastacembelus armatus chromosome 24, fMasArm1.2, whole genome shotgun sequence sequence agattttacacagcatccCAACTCTTTTGGAATTGGTGTTGTACATATACTGGGGTGACGTTAGAGTATTTTATTGTGTCTTTAGTAAACTACCTTCTTTAAGTTATACTTTGTTTATTCATCTTAATGTTTTATGGCTCTTTATATCCTATATAAGAATATGATTGTGgtgaaattaattattttgctATGTATGAATTTCCGGTTTCCTGCCTGTGggtgttttcctgtttgctgcGCTTACTGTGTTGTGCTACTTTTTTCTTACAATCATAGTATGATCTGTTTTCATACAGAGTGAAGACTAAGACCTCAGCTAAATATGGACTTGAAGCCCAGCCTCGATTAGTTGACATTATCGCTGCTGTTCCTCCACAATACCGCCGTGCTCTGGTGCCCAAACTAAAGGCCAAGCCTATTCGCACTGCCAGCGGGGTACGTAGCCCTTGAGTTCCTACCTACCAGTCAGACTCGCCAGGGTCAGTGATTTAATGTTGCACCCTGTAGCATTTTAACCAACCACTTTATATGCATCATGTGCCACTTAGCTTAATGGTTGTTTACCCAGTGAGGAAGTTGAACTATGTGAATCCCCTCTTATCTGTGCAATGGAATGTTAAAAGCTTCAGTTTCTGATTTGCATCTTTTTAAGAAGAAGTCCTGAAACTATAGCATAAGTGATGGTGATTATAGGAGCCAATAAAAGGAACCTAGTAACCACACATTTATCCCTAAAGATCGAAGCATAATTAAAACAGTGCTTCTCTCTCCATGTTGCAgattgctgttgttgctgtgatgTGCAAACCACATCGATGTCCTCATATCAGTTTCACGGGCAACATCTGTGTGTAAGTATTGCTATTAAAACAAGTCACTTATGTAAGATTTAAGCAGGATATGATTCTCTTAATTAATGACAAAACCTGCATAAGAgatttagttttaatatttatttgtcgcattttttatttatatttttttgttctcaTATTCAGTGGAACTCTTGTGTCAATCTCTTCTCTGGCAGATACTGTCCTGGTGGACCAGACTCAGACTTTGAGTACTCTACCCAGTCTTACACAGGCTATGAGGTATGGTAATGTAATTCTGCCTTGGCATCTTAACAAGGCAGACATTCTGTTGGTTTCCAGCTAAATAGCATTCTGCTAAAAGTCACATGTTCTGATTTAGACAGTCTTCTTTGCTCTCATtgcagcagcttttatttttgtgttactCATGTAATtggctttcttctgtttctggCTTTTTCTCACTTGCCTGTCCAGTTTCTCAGGTCAGATCTAATGTGACCAAATGTATGAatttgtctgttgtgtttagtcgcatttgtttctctctctctttttgatAGCCAACATCCATGAGAGCCATCCGAGCCCGTTATGACCCCTACCTTCAGACCAGACATCGGGTGGAGCAGGTCAGTGTCATCATTCCCATTTCCCTAAATCAACTTTCTGTGCAGTGCTAGCCTATGCTTGCATGCATGTATAAATCATAATCATTGTTAATATACAGTGTTTAATGAGGGTCATGACTTTTAGCCTCATGCACCAGCGTGATCTCAGTTATGtcataatttacatttattgcCACATTAGTCTAATGCAACAGAGAAAAGCCATTTACTAAAGCAACAGTTTATGTAGAAATGTGTGGAAACTAAATCTCAGTTGTTTCTCTTGTTGGGTGTTAGAAGTACCTTTCATGTGCAGTTGCTGGCTAAAGTATaatctgctttattttgaaagatagTTTGATCTAACTATTCTAGAGAAGAACATTATTTTACAGTGCTTCTGTAATAAACTCCAAATCTTACATTTATACAGTTGTACAAACTCTTCCATGTTCTCTATGTGATTTGCAGCTAAAGCAGCTGGGTCACAGTGTTGACAAGGTGGAGTTCATTGTGATGGGTGGGACCTTCATGGCTTTGCCTGAGGACTACAGGGACTCTTTCATAAGGAACCTACACGACGCCCTGTCAGGACACACATCCAACAACGTGGCCGAGGCTGTCAGGTTGTGATGCTTTTATATTAAGGTCTGCCACATTCAGTATTTCAATGTGTGACACAGTGTACCATATCTCAGATTATATAACTATAGTTTCCACCAGAGGGAGCTATTCTACTATTTGTGGCATTTTCCATACCATTTTCCTTACATTTTGCTGGAAGCAGGCAGTGTTTGGAATTTTCTCAGACaaatatcttattttaattatctttgagctcatttattgttttactaaATGCCTCAGTTTTGTGTCTCCTCTGCTACTTTTTTCTGcaatatttgacattttcttaacacataaaataaatgctctattaaagacatttcatttcaagaGCATTACATCAATTTCCTCTCTGTAGTCAGCCTCCCACCCTTTCACcagtgggaaaaaaacacagtttttctgtgtatattaTGCAACACGGTGGGTCTAGTGCCATATTTATGTAAGCCTTTGTGCATTTACATTCACTTGACCTCGGTTCCTTTTCTGTTCTATTGGCACACAGCTAAATACCAAGCATCCTTGAGGAAGCTACGATATGATGAGTGGCTCTGCAGATTAAGTCGTTGAATGGAGCCATTCAGAATCCAGGAGCAAAATACGCGAAGCCACTTTCAATAAGTCCTCTTCATTTACTATCATCAGTTTCTCACTAACTGAGTTAGGCCAGCTTTGAATGAGACTGGCTTTATGTCTACTCAGTATGGATGAGGAGCAACATTTTTAGAGAAGTTGAAGAAAATTCAAAGTAGAAAGTAGAAATACCTATTTGTGAAAGACGTCATACGGACGGTTGGAAGAAATAATGGCTTTTTCACAGGATTGAGGCTGTTTGTATACAGCGGCTATTTACTCCCCTGAAGTCCAATAACACCCAAAAGGCCAGTTTGTGTAAGTGTGTGGCTCccctgtgtatgtatgtgtttgtatccGTATATGTGAGTTAGTGTGTGTGGAGGTAAATGCGAGTGTGTCTGAAATGAGCCTGCTCTGTTATCAGCAGCCTTCGTTAAGATACTATGATTACAGTAATTGCAGTGGCTGTCGTTCAGTTTTGGAAGGAGGAGGCGCTTGGTTTGGCTGGGGGCAACCCTTATCTCTGCcttagtgtgtgtctgtgtctatgtaatttgtaggtttgtgtgtctgcttctTACCATGCTTAGCCGACTCCTGATCTGATCCCACAAGCAAGATACCTGGAGATAATCGCCTGAGATAATAGACTTTTTATTGATTCATCTCATACAACCTGATCATCCTCTCTGGAGCACAGATTCCAGTAATTGGTGTAAATCAGCCAGCAGACTGTAAAAATGGACATGCATTGGCAGCAGACACAGAATCACAAGGAACATGAACAGGCATGAGGGAAGCTAATGGTCTGGAGCAGGTGGAATGGAGAAAATGACAGCAGGCCAGTGTGACCatgtgagatgtgtgtgtttggtcatttcttgttttttttattttttcttcagacAAGGAATGTACTGCATCACTTATAGTCAGTCTGGCTGCGTCTTGTGCACTGCCTCATTGTTTCTGTAATAGCAGCCCTGCTGCTGTGTGGaacaaacatactgtaccttTATGACTTATAGTCACAATTCATGCATTTGATAAATCATATAACAATTAGATACAAAATGTCACGGTCAGCCTCTTGTTGTGCTAAGGCTGATGTTCATatgatgtatattttttaaaatagtcaAAGTCCCCCTCCActcaaaaatgcatttttcttgtTACTACTAGCATAGATTTTTGTTGAAACGCGTTAGCTAACAGTTCCCGATTGAGACAATCAGCATCAGTTATCATTTGTTTGTCCACTTGAAGAATTTAAATCCACTTTTCACTCTACTTTTAGCTTTTGTGTTGGTCTCTACCAATTCCAGTCTGCTTCTGTTGGTAAATAATGCTAATAAGGGTTGTCGGAGCGCACGGGGACAGTAAAGTTGTGCTCcgtaaaaaccaaaacaagaaaCTGCAAAACCCTATAACACTCTATAAAGCTGAGGCGTACTGCAGAGTCGAGAGCTGTTCACTACCAGGGACACCTTTCACATTCCACAAAGTCCATTGACCCATTGTTATAAACATGTTGGTGatagatgttttcatttttaacccATGTGATACTAACCTTAATCTGTAAATATGAtcctgttaaaaatgaaatttcatAATTTCAATATTTAACTTGGTTTTGATGCAAAGTAAACACTCAATGTCTCATTTAACATATTTTGCATAAcaaataatttccttttttgcTATCATCTGTTGTCTTTCTTGCATTAGTGTGTCTTTAATGTGAGGTTAGTGTTAAGTGTCTGAATAATGAGCCATGCAAACTTGTAAGATGTAAATTGATGTTGCTAAATGATCCTAGCATATCATGCCCTCCAACATAGTCAGTGTGACTGAACAGTGAAACTAGAAAACCACTGTTATATCaatcaacaaacaaaataaatattgtgtaAGATATAAACTGGGGCAGAAATAACAGAAGTGACTGAGACAGTTTCTTCTTGCAGGTACTCTGAGCACAGTAACACCAAGTGCGTGGGAATCACCATCGAGACGCGGCCTGACTACTGCCTGAAGAGACACCTCAGCGACATGCTGAGCTACGGCTGTACCCGACTGGAGATAGGAGTCCAGAGTGTGTATGAGGACGTGGCCCGTGACACCAACAGGTCCGTAGATCAGAGAGGGAATGAGCCGGCAGATGTAAATACAAAAGGAGACATAGTGTGTGATAACAGCTTGTATAGTGGTGATTAATGATGGTTTAGGTACAGGATTTTtgtacttgtgtgtttgttccagAGGCCACACGGTGCGAGCTGTGTGTGAGTCTTTCCACCTGGCAAAGGATGCCGGATTCAAAGTGGTCGCCCACATGATGCCAGACCTGCCTAATGTGGGCATGGAGAGGGACATCGAGCAGTTCATTGTAAGGACAGGCaagattttgttgtttcttgtaACACTCAGAATTTGAATGATACCACTCACTAAATGTTGAAATGAGTAAATAAGGTTtagattgttttttgttttaaatgctgTCTGTTGTACTGTTGGACTTTTATACAGGTGGGGGGCAGTCTTATCCAGATTTGATCTATATACAGATAGGACAGGTAGGAGAAAGAAAGGGGGCTTCATTGAGACATGTTTGCTTTGGAGCTCATAAAAGAGGTTAGTTGGACTGGCAACAGCTGTAAATCACTGCATAGTTTGCATGCTACTGTATACGTCTCAAAGCTGGCATGTTCACGTTAACCCCTTGTAAACTATTGCTGCAAATTCACCTCAAAACGCTTCTGGACTGATTGCAGCcgaggtgaaaaaaaaacacaacatcattTTATAGGTTCAgcctgtatgtatgtatgtatatatatatataaaattgcAAATAAATGTAGGCAGTTTAGGGGTTAATGTTTGCTCACTACATAAAATTACATGGTGGTCCATAGCAATTAAATCCtacaaattattttcagtttcaggtgAAGAAACTTTAACAACACATGAGAAGTAAACGAGAATGATTCTAGAAAAATAGTACAAGTTATCTCATGCACCAAGTTGATCATTAGGTTTATTACTTGTGACATGAGCAATCAGATCTTCTTGTGCTTGGCATCAGAGTGCGTCATCATTGCCTACCTGCTGGTATAGCAACAAGTAAGTCCTACATCTAGCAAAAATAGAaatggaaaagcagaaaactCGGCACACAGCTTCGACTGTGATGCGACTCAATAGATATCCTGTCAGATGCGTCTCAACAGCAGGTTCACTTTAGAGCCCTGATTGGAAACACAGCTATAATATGAATGTGCAGAATCACAGTGCTCCTTCCCaacatgcttgactgtaggaTGTAAATGAAGACTCAGTTTGAGGCTGTGCATGATTCAAGCtcattctgtttctttttacagcagtaaaacagaaatcaagtgtttaaaaaacaaaaacaaaacacacacacacaatgaaggGAGAATGACAGATGTTACTAATTAGTGCGAGTGAGACTGATGGTTCCCTGTGTCTTTTACCAGAAGGTGTCAGTCATTGCCTCAGATTCAGCAATAGAAACAGATTCTCTCTTGCGTGTTAATTGaactgtttctgtattttttttttttcattgctacGTCTGATTACTAGCAGTGTGGTGACTCACCGGGTGTTGCGTTACATTAAGAAACAGTctgcagtcatttttttcatagGTTCAAAACCTCATTGTTGCCATGTAATGAGCTACAAGGTAAGCCAGAATGCATACAGCATCTCCCAGTGTAAATTAATGCATTCATTATTTACTTGTTGTTacctttgtttattttgtcgTGGATGTCAGaatcataaaaaaaatgatttgatcaACAGAGAAAGTGCTTATTCATTagtcagtaaaacaaaaacatatataaacaaaatatgtaaatgtcCCCAACAGAAGACAAAGGCACCAGTATTCAGGACATCTCCAATCTTCTGAGCATCAGCAGCTCTCGGTGCTTAATTTTACTCAGAAAAAGAAATTTTCTGGGAGAGTCCGTGTCCTCCTGCAGATTTGTTACATTAcctctgtgtgtgaatgtgtatttgATGGTAATGTAGAGGGCAGCTGCAGGTTGGTACAGTGAGGGGAAGCAGATTAAATGTGTATTCGGCCCTCAGagcctctttcttttctttcctggAACATTTCCACTGTCACTCGTCCTCTCCCTAGCCTTAATTTCCTCCCTTGTCTCTGCTGTCTTCTTTTCCGCTCTGTGTGCAGTCTTAGTATTTTCTCTCACCCGTCTCCTACATTGTCTCTTGCATCATGCCCCCCCCCATTTTCTCTTACTTTATGTTTCTGTGCTCTCTAGTCGTAACTTTGCACTTTTGCTTCTCTCCTGTCATTTCGTCTGCGTTCTCTCTCACTGTCCTCCTCTTGtcatctccctctcttccttccttcctctctcatTACATTCACACCTCCAGTTATTACAGCGTGTGTGTGGCTTTCTTTTGCTTCCCTTCATCATATCTAATCTTTCATGACATTTATCCTGCTAtagtggggggggggttctttttcttctgagaCTCAAAAATTCACTGTTACATACCTTACTCAGGATGCCTCCAGTAATAGTCTGTTTGGAAGACAGGAAATGGAATTAGTGGAATATATTCTTCGATTCTTTTTCTATTATTAGCAAGACAGTGTAGGCTTTAATCCAGATGCTTACATTTTGTCCCAGTTTAAGGGCACTCTGTGGAGTTTTGACCCCAACAAGTGCTATGCATCAATGTTTTCACACTTAAAAATTGAATATAATGGCCAAGAAAAGGAACAGTTCACAATGAGCTCAATGAACAGATCACTGTAGGTGTCAAAATTCACATTTAGTTTTGGTTGCTTGGGAAAGTTTGCCAAAATCTACGTACATTCCCGCTGCTCCAACTCCTGATAATTAGGTGACTCTTATTTGGATCGGGGAACTCCTGAGAGTACAAACAGAAATTTGGTTAGCACAATTTAACCAAACTTGATTAGGTGAGAAATTGACAATTTGCATGTAGAGGGTTTGCCTGTGTGCAtcaaataaaaaggcttttgttTTGAGCACGATGggctaaaaatgaaaagctcTGGACCCTTAAAGGGATTAAGCAGGAAAACCTATTGAAAGGATGGCATGGATGAAAATTGCAGCTCACACAGTATGTATTGCACTCTATTGATGTTTGATTGCAGTGTCCAAATGCTGCAACTGTGATGCAAACAGCAGCACCTAACTGTAAAAGAACCTAATTGATTTCTCAGTAAGGAGCCCTTCAGTAATGGTTGCAAGTATAAGGAATCAAGGATCTCttaattttcttttccattAATCACGTCCGTTCTGACAGTCTTAGTTTTCAACCACACCCTCAGTCACAGATGTTTAGGAGTTTAGGAGCCTTCAGAAGGCAACAGCAGGAGAACTCTGCATCTTCAGTGTGTTTACCACAGTTATCCTGATAATGAAATTCAATTACAACTTCCTCCCAGCCCGAGATTCTCTTTCACTTATCTCTTACGTACAGATGCTCCCTGTCCCGGTGGAGACATCCTTAACAGGGTTCCTCTCCACCAACCAACGAGAGCTGTGTTATGAGCTCCAAAATGGTAgcgcattaaaaaaaaaaaaaaaactcccaaaAATAGTCAGATCTCGACTCCTCCACCACCCTCCCTTTGGGTTTAGACTAGAGCAATGCCATGTGTCATCATCTGATTACGAGCTGTGACGAGCGAGAGATCAAGAGAGATACTTAAGAGATACTGATAATGTGCCCTATTTTGGTGAATGCGCCTTGATTCGTCACGGTTCTGACAATGATAGTGAGTGTGCAGGGGAGGAGAATGACTGGAAATCACACTGATTTCCCTTAATGCATTAAACCAGATGGcaacatttgttttccttcaatTGACTCACTGAGCTCTGTTGGACCATCCGTTTGATATCTCCTTTTCCAATATCAGtggacatttttatatttaggAGTCAGCAGTCAGCCACTCTGCAATTGGACCCTGTTTTAACTGATTGTATAGACACATCACTGCTGTCTAGCACAACTGGTATCAGTGTATGAAGATTATTGCACTGCTTAGTGAAATGACAAAGCAGTGACTTGTTGAAATATTTAGGTGCATTAAACTCACTTGATTGTGTCAGAAATTCAATTTCAGAAGACTAATGAGAAACAAAGAGTAATGGTGGCTGTGACTTTGAACAGGAGAATTGTTTATTATTCAGCTGGTACATTTAAATTGCCTGATAATCCCTACGTTTTATTGCAGGAGTTTTTTGAGAACCCGGCGTTCAGGCCCGATGGTTTGAAGCTGTACCCAACTCTGGTGATCCGAGGCACGGGCCTGTATGAACTGTGGAAGACTGGTCGCTACAAGAGCTACACGCCCAGCGCCCTGGTGGACCTGGTCGCCCGAATCCTAGCACTGGTGCCACCATGGACGCGAGTGTACCGCGTGCAGAGGTGAGACACTGACTGAGGCTGAGAGGTTGGATGTTCACAGGAGACTGTTTAGTCAGTATTATCCACTTGAATCAATAAATAACTTAGACATCCAGTTTCTTCCATTTGAAAGTCAATTAATTATTTGATCTTGAATGAACAATGTAGTCACGTGAGACTTCACAAGTTTCGTGTATAGTTTTGAGAAGGCACCTTAAATGGATGGTAGTGGTTTTTCTTTGGCAGTTTAAATGTAAAGATGCCTGTTGCACTCCTGCATACCTCCCTGTAAAGCTAGAGTACATGAGTGACCAGATGCATAAAGATATGTACAGAATTTTGGACTTAAATGATCGCGTATAGAGGTCTCTTTGTGGTTATCTCTGTAATACCTTCCTGCTCTTGTACTGCCCACCAGGGACATCCCCATGCCCCTGGTGAGCTCTGGAGTGGAGCACGGTAACCTAAGAGAGCTGGCACTGGCCAGGATGAAGGACATGGGCACTGAGGTGAGACTCAAAGGCTTCTCATATTGAAGAAAAAGACTTCgtgtcagcttttttttttttttttttgtgaatagGGAAGCTAATAGACTTTCCCAGCTGGGATGAGATCCAAGCATCTACAGTAGAACTAAGATGATGGTGACTGCCAACAGACGAATGCTGACTATCAGAATAATTAGCATACATTGCTGTGACTGTGTAAAATGATGGAATAAAAACCTTTCAGGCGTAGATTAGAGCTGTTGCAGCATAGAGTTGCACTGCCCCCCTCCCACTTCACCAAAGTCAAAGGTGTACGTGTCAGCTTCAGTACACCCTGAGCCCATCCAGGCTGAAAACGCCAGGGTACATCTGACAgaatcagaaaataaacatatgaGGCAGAAGACCCTTACCAACATCTATCAAAAAAGACTAACCACCTCTTCATCAGAAAGGAGATGAAGGAGGCTCCTGAGCTTCTATTAGAAACAACCAAGGCATTTATTGATCATCAAGCTGAAATACCATCATAGCAACACCATTAGTAGTTAAGCAAGTATCCCAGTCTGAAACTGATACAAACATTCTTCAGGATATCTTTTTAAACTGGTTTGACCCATTTAAATCTTTTCTTCATGTGCAGTGTCGAGATGTAAGAACTCGAGAAGTTGGCATTCAGGAGATCCACCACAAAGTCAGACCTTACCAGgtaacacataacacacagtgGACGGAAGGTTGTACTTTTATATAGCTCaggagaaatatttttaaaatacagactACCTCATTTATTAACAAAGATGCTTTTCTCCAGGTGGAGCTGGTGCGGCGGGACTATGTGGCCAATGGTGGCTGGGAGACTTTCCTCTCCTATGAGGATCCAGAGCAAGACATCCTGATTGGCCTGCTGCGCCTTCGTTGCTGCTCCCCACAGTCCTTCCGTCCTGAGCTGAAAGGAGGCGTGTCCATCGTCCGTGAGCTGCACGTCTATGGCAGCGTCGTCCCCGTCAGCAGCAGAGACCCCAGCAAGTTCCAGCATCAGGTGGTTCTACTTTCACACACAGACTACATAGAAAGTAGACCCCACAGAAACTTTGATTTCTCTACCAGCGGTGTATCTGATTGAATTCTCTCCTCCCTGTGTAGGGTTTTGGAATGATGCTgatggaggaggcagagaggattGCCAGAGATGAACACGGCTCCAGCAAACTGGCCGTCATCTCAGGTGAGAAATCGAACAGCACAACAGGGCATCATTTATCCTCTCCCCAGCCGTCAGAATGCAAACACTGCTGGTGGCTATTAAATTTCTGTGCTCCTCGTATACAGAGTAATTTGTCATCTGtccatggtttttttttttctgcaggtgtAGGAACAAGGAACTATTACAGGAAGATGGGCTATGAGCTGGCGGGACCATA is a genomic window containing:
- the elp3 gene encoding elongator complex protein 3, which gives rise to MGKPKKRGDLSRAELMMMTIADVIKQLVEAHEEGKDINLNKVKTKTSAKYGLEAQPRLVDIIAAVPPQYRRALVPKLKAKPIRTASGIAVVAVMCKPHRCPHISFTGNICVYCPGGPDSDFEYSTQSYTGYEPTSMRAIRARYDPYLQTRHRVEQLKQLGHSVDKVEFIVMGGTFMALPEDYRDSFIRNLHDALSGHTSNNVAEAVRYSEHSNTKCVGITIETRPDYCLKRHLSDMLSYGCTRLEIGVQSVYEDVARDTNRGHTVRAVCESFHLAKDAGFKVVAHMMPDLPNVGMERDIEQFIEFFENPAFRPDGLKLYPTLVIRGTGLYELWKTGRYKSYTPSALVDLVARILALVPPWTRVYRVQRDIPMPLVSSGVEHGNLRELALARMKDMGTECRDVRTREVGIQEIHHKVRPYQVELVRRDYVANGGWETFLSYEDPEQDILIGLLRLRCCSPQSFRPELKGGVSIVRELHVYGSVVPVSSRDPSKFQHQGFGMMLMEEAERIARDEHGSSKLAVISGVGTRNYYRKMGYELAGPYMVKDLYGPGMD